A section of the Acidobacterium capsulatum ATCC 51196 genome encodes:
- a CDS encoding DUF420 domain-containing protein — translation MPRTNSSAAIAGIVAVSLVALGFLCWLLFVHQAVPTASGRFDFLLPLEGVFNGASAVALIVGLRMIKRRRITAHRNAMLSAFVFSSLFLICYIVHHALHGDQLFAGHGAIRAIYLGILISHIVLSAVALPLILVTFFFALTGRFGAHRKLAPVTYPIWLYVSVTGVVVYAMLSAWR, via the coding sequence GTGCCTCGTACGAATAGCTCCGCCGCCATTGCCGGAATTGTGGCGGTAAGCCTGGTTGCGCTTGGTTTTTTATGCTGGCTGCTGTTTGTGCACCAGGCAGTGCCCACGGCCAGCGGCAGATTTGATTTTCTGCTGCCGCTGGAAGGTGTTTTCAATGGCGCGAGCGCGGTAGCGCTGATCGTGGGGCTGCGCATGATCAAGCGGCGGCGCATCACGGCGCACCGCAATGCGATGCTCTCGGCGTTTGTATTTTCGTCGCTGTTCCTGATCTGCTACATCGTGCACCATGCCCTGCATGGCGATCAGCTTTTTGCCGGGCATGGCGCGATTCGTGCGATTTATCTCGGCATTCTGATCAGCCACATTGTGCTCTCGGCCGTGGCGCTGCCGCTGATTCTGGTCACCTTCTTCTTTGCCCTGACGGGGCGCTTTGGCGCGCACCGCAAACTGGCTCCGGTCACCTATCCGATCTGGCTGTATGTGTCCGTCACCGGCGTGGTGGTCTATGCCATGCTATCGGCGTGGAGATAG
- a CDS encoding chemotaxis protein CheW, with protein sequence MASAVMERPEAAAAVDDRSGKYLTFLLGREEYAIRVLQVKEIMGIQDITSVPQTPSYVKGVINLRGKVIPVMDLRLKFGLQEIPYTQRTCIIVVQVQTGRISLSTGIVVDEVSEVLNLVASDIEDTPDFGEGSNVARSYLLGMAKVKGKVKILLDIDRVLSGQELQGLEALARD encoded by the coding sequence ATGGCAAGTGCAGTGATGGAAAGGCCGGAGGCGGCAGCGGCCGTCGACGATCGCAGCGGCAAATACCTGACATTTCTGCTCGGGCGCGAGGAATACGCGATCCGGGTGCTGCAGGTCAAGGAGATCATGGGCATCCAGGACATCACCTCGGTGCCGCAGACTCCCAGCTACGTCAAGGGCGTGATCAACCTGCGCGGCAAGGTGATTCCCGTGATGGACCTGCGGCTCAAGTTTGGCCTGCAGGAGATTCCCTACACGCAGCGCACCTGCATCATCGTGGTCCAGGTGCAGACCGGGCGGATCTCGCTCTCGACCGGCATCGTGGTCGATGAGGTCTCCGAGGTGCTGAACCTGGTGGCGAGCGATATCGAAGATACGCCCGACTTTGGCGAAGGAAGCAATGTGGCCCGCTCTTATCTGCTGGGCATGGCCAAGGTCAAAGGCAAAGTAAAAATCCTGCTCGATATTGATCGTGTGCTGAGCGGGCAGGAACTGCAGGGGCTCGAAGCACTGGCCCGGGATTGA
- a CDS encoding methyl-accepting chemotaxis protein: MTMGKKLFAANGALVALVLLIGGLAVRNITSLGNTVRELGHHYIQMMYLAGNVDNITTDMQFRIRSENMAFENKNAEEGRQNHDQFAQDVNTARQQMTEFATGTTSSQLRDLAQTAILDKLPQLQSDENQVFALASKGDVAGAEAYAAQKLYPVVDAVSNDSDQVFQKEKADAGVFADKADGVVNSARVLSIIMILLGLLVAGVVIWIVRGINAKLRGFITELSEGAGQVASAAGQISASSQTLAQGASEQAASLEETSASSEEINSMARKNAENSQEANGLVTQSQRKFEETNQSLEAMVRAMGEIKDSSDKVSKIIKVIDEIAFQTNILALNAAVEAARAGEAGMGFAVVADEVRSLAQRSAQAAKDTASLIEESITKSNEGRTRVDQVAVAIRAISEESASVKTLVEEVSLGSQEQTRGIEQVAKALTQMEQVTQQSAANAEESAAAAEELTAQASTLMELVHQLKTMVGGSELAETHRAEQHAPAWHQTPMAAAKKSLKITRPHSLSVTPAAANSFPMEEDFKAMV; this comes from the coding sequence ATGACAATGGGGAAGAAGCTGTTCGCAGCCAACGGGGCGCTGGTAGCACTCGTGCTGCTCATCGGAGGACTGGCGGTTCGCAACATCACCAGCCTGGGAAACACGGTGCGTGAGCTGGGGCACCATTACATTCAGATGATGTATCTGGCGGGCAATGTGGATAACATCACAACCGACATGCAGTTTCGCATTCGCTCGGAAAATATGGCGTTTGAGAACAAGAATGCTGAAGAAGGACGCCAGAATCACGATCAGTTTGCCCAGGACGTCAACACTGCACGTCAGCAGATGACCGAGTTCGCCACAGGCACTACAAGTTCGCAGCTCCGCGACCTGGCACAAACCGCAATCCTCGACAAACTGCCCCAGCTACAGTCGGATGAGAACCAGGTCTTCGCGCTGGCGAGCAAGGGCGACGTGGCGGGCGCCGAGGCCTATGCAGCGCAGAAGCTCTATCCCGTTGTGGATGCGGTGAGCAATGACTCTGACCAGGTCTTCCAGAAAGAAAAAGCAGATGCCGGAGTGTTCGCCGACAAGGCGGATGGCGTAGTGAATTCGGCGCGCGTCCTCAGCATCATCATGATCCTGCTGGGGCTTCTGGTGGCAGGCGTGGTGATCTGGATTGTGCGCGGCATCAATGCGAAGCTGCGAGGCTTTATCACCGAGCTTTCTGAGGGCGCAGGACAGGTGGCCAGCGCCGCGGGACAAATCTCGGCGTCGAGCCAGACGCTGGCGCAGGGCGCCTCAGAACAGGCGGCGTCGCTTGAAGAGACCTCGGCCTCCAGCGAAGAGATCAATTCGATGGCACGCAAGAATGCCGAAAACTCGCAGGAAGCCAATGGGCTCGTGACCCAGTCACAGCGCAAGTTTGAGGAGACCAACCAGAGCCTCGAAGCCATGGTGCGGGCGATGGGCGAGATCAAGGATTCGAGCGACAAGGTCTCGAAGATCATCAAGGTGATCGATGAGATCGCCTTCCAGACCAACATTCTCGCGTTGAACGCCGCCGTGGAGGCCGCACGCGCCGGCGAGGCGGGCATGGGCTTTGCCGTGGTCGCCGACGAGGTGCGCAGCCTGGCGCAGCGCAGCGCGCAGGCGGCCAAGGACACGGCTTCGCTCATCGAGGAGTCGATCACCAAATCCAACGAGGGCCGCACCCGCGTCGATCAGGTGGCGGTGGCCATTCGCGCCATCTCAGAGGAGTCGGCCAGTGTGAAGACGCTGGTCGAAGAGGTGAGTCTCGGCAGCCAGGAGCAGACGCGCGGCATTGAGCAGGTGGCCAAGGCCCTCACCCAGATGGAGCAGGTGACGCAACAATCAGCCGCGAATGCCGAGGAGAGCGCCGCCGCGGCCGAGGAGCTGACCGCGCAGGCCTCCACGCTGATGGAGCTGGTGCATCAGCTAAAGACGATGGTGGGCGGCTCGGAGCTGGCGGAGACGCATCGCGCCGAACAGCACGCCCCGGCCTGGCACCAGACACCGATGGCGGCCGCAAAGAAGTCGCTGAAGATCACGCGGCCGCATTCGCTCTCGGTCACACCGGCGGCGGCGAACTCCTTCCCGATGGAAGAAGACTTCAAGGCGATGGTGTAA
- a CDS encoding single-stranded DNA-binding protein — MAKSVNKVILLGNVGKDPEVKFAASGTAIASFTLATSERFKDKSGEWQDRTEWHALTAFGKVAEIIRDYVKKGSKLYVEGSLRTTSWDDKQSGQKRYKTEIVVGDISLLSGRGEGESGGGGYSRSSSASSYDQRGPSSNDELMHSAEITDDDIPF, encoded by the coding sequence ATGGCGAAAAGCGTGAACAAGGTGATTCTACTGGGCAATGTAGGCAAAGACCCGGAAGTGAAATTTGCGGCCAGCGGCACGGCGATCGCCAGCTTTACTCTCGCCACGTCCGAGCGGTTCAAGGACAAAAGCGGTGAATGGCAGGATCGCACCGAGTGGCACGCGCTGACTGCCTTTGGCAAGGTTGCCGAAATCATTCGCGACTATGTGAAGAAGGGCTCAAAGCTCTACGTGGAAGGCAGCCTGCGCACGACCTCATGGGACGATAAGCAGTCCGGTCAAAAGCGCTACAAGACGGAAATTGTCGTGGGCGATATTTCGCTGCTCTCCGGCCGCGGTGAGGGCGAGAGCGGTGGAGGCGGCTACAGCCGGTCCAGCAGTGCGAGCAGCTATGACCAGCGCGGTCCCAGCTCGAACGACGAGCTGATGCACTCGGCCGAAATCACTGACGACGACATTCCCTTCTAG